Proteins co-encoded in one Bremerella sp. TYQ1 genomic window:
- the mnmA gene encoding tRNA 2-thiouridine(34) synthase MnmA, translated as MARVVLAMSGGVDSSVAAQLLKRDGHDVIAVFMRHGEESPVAECRLDAPGGGTALQVLNERADHKQGCCSASDAADARRVADRMDIPFYALNLQQEFGQIMEYFADEYVRGRTPNPCVMCNNWIKFGKLFEYADSVGAEYVATGHYAKLVPSDDPDGVPRMVRGVDPGKDQTYVLFGIQRDYLKRMILPVGDFHKDEIRSMAGETGLRVADKKDSQEICFVTSGKHDQFVKQRRPDAQTAGDFVLTDGSVVGQHNGIERFTIGQRKGLGIALGEPHYVVKIDPIANRVVLGKIEELGRSELTADRCNWLVEPTTAEFRCEAMIRYNSPALPATVKLLDEGRIQVTFDDPRNGIAPGQAVVCYDGDMVLGGGWIE; from the coding sequence TTGGCGAGAGTTGTGTTAGCGATGTCTGGGGGTGTCGACAGTAGTGTCGCTGCCCAGTTGTTGAAGCGTGACGGTCACGACGTCATTGCGGTGTTCATGCGCCATGGCGAAGAGTCGCCGGTGGCCGAGTGCCGCTTGGATGCCCCTGGCGGAGGAACGGCTCTGCAAGTGCTCAACGAGCGAGCCGATCATAAGCAGGGGTGCTGCAGTGCTTCCGATGCGGCCGACGCGCGCCGCGTGGCGGATCGGATGGATATTCCGTTCTACGCACTGAATCTGCAGCAAGAGTTTGGGCAGATCATGGAGTACTTCGCCGACGAATATGTCCGCGGCCGTACCCCGAACCCTTGCGTGATGTGCAACAACTGGATCAAGTTCGGCAAGCTGTTCGAGTATGCCGACAGTGTCGGTGCCGAATACGTCGCGACAGGGCATTATGCGAAGCTGGTTCCCTCGGACGATCCGGATGGCGTGCCGCGCATGGTACGCGGCGTCGATCCTGGGAAGGACCAGACGTACGTTCTGTTTGGCATTCAACGCGACTACCTCAAGCGTATGATCTTGCCGGTGGGCGACTTCCACAAGGACGAGATCCGCTCGATGGCTGGCGAAACGGGACTACGCGTTGCCGATAAGAAGGACAGCCAGGAAATCTGTTTTGTGACCAGCGGCAAGCATGACCAGTTCGTCAAGCAGCGCCGCCCCGATGCCCAAACGGCCGGCGACTTCGTGCTGACCGACGGTAGCGTGGTCGGCCAGCACAACGGGATCGAGCGATTTACGATCGGTCAGCGGAAGGGGCTCGGCATCGCGCTGGGTGAACCACATTACGTGGTGAAGATCGACCCAATCGCAAACCGCGTCGTACTGGGCAAGATCGAAGAACTGGGCCGCAGCGAACTGACCGCCGATCGATGCAATTGGCTGGTTGAACCAACCACGGCTGAATTTCGCTGCGAAGCGATGATTCGCTATAACAGCCCTGCGCTGCCGGCGACGGTGAAGCTGCTCGACGAAGGACGAATTCAGGTAACCTTCGACGATCCCCGAAACGGCATCGCGCCGGGCCAGGCCGTCGTCTGCTATGACGGCGACATGGTGCTCGGCGGCGGTTGGATTGAATAG
- a CDS encoding response regulator transcription factor, producing MAIRLLVADDHEVVRFGLKTLVADTEIEIVGEAATGDAAIALVDQVKPDVVLLDIRMPEGDGLTTLGRLKLDHPNLAILILSTYDNPTYVARAVALGASGYVLKGDTKDRLLDSIRTASRGENAWTRDELRRVTGALATPRLNADVEVPLTQRESEVLRQLALGLTNKEIAQALHISYETVKEHVQHILRKVGVSDRTQAAVWAVRKGLV from the coding sequence ATGGCAATTCGACTCTTAGTCGCGGACGACCACGAAGTGGTACGTTTCGGACTGAAAACGCTGGTGGCTGACACTGAAATTGAAATTGTTGGCGAAGCTGCCACAGGAGATGCGGCGATCGCATTGGTCGATCAGGTCAAACCTGACGTCGTCCTCCTGGATATTCGTATGCCAGAAGGAGACGGTCTGACGACGCTGGGGCGTCTTAAGCTCGATCATCCGAACCTCGCAATCCTGATTCTCTCGACCTACGACAACCCGACATACGTCGCACGTGCTGTCGCATTGGGGGCTAGTGGGTACGTTCTTAAGGGGGATACGAAAGACCGCCTGCTAGATTCCATTCGCACCGCCAGCCGTGGTGAAAACGCTTGGACGCGTGACGAACTTCGCCGCGTGACGGGCGCTTTGGCGACGCCACGTCTGAACGCAGACGTGGAAGTGCCGCTGACTCAGCGCGAAAGCGAAGTGCTGCGACAGCTCGCTTTGGGGCTGACCAACAAGGAAATCGCTCAGGCCCTGCACATCAGCTACGAAACGGTGAAAGAACACGTCCAGCATATCTTGCGAAAAGTGGGCGTTTCGGACCGTACCCAAGCCGCAGTGTGGGCCGTCCGCAAAGGTCTTGTCTAA
- a CDS encoding mandelate racemase/muconate lactonizing enzyme family protein: MSKPTDIVVRDVSPSTETQQYRSAMKFGGRVVTDVTLFNVEVTVETRDGKVGKGFGSMPMGNVWGWPSSQVDGTQTLAAMVEVANRFSAEAAKLNEAAHPLQHSRTLHQPLMSIGKQLESELSLPEAIPPLALLVAGSPIDAALHDAYGKALGLNSYNTLGKEFIEEDLSGFLNEDFAGEFLDQYTSREPQPTMPLYHLVGALDPLDHDELEQPVGDGLPETLAQWIVEDGLTHLKIKLNGDDIDWDVARVAKIDAVSSAVQEKRGVESWFYSLDFNEKCASVQYVLDFLAKLQEVSPSAMQRVQYIEQPTHRDLRKHPENKMHAAAKIKPVVIDESLIDLETLFLSREQGYSGVALKACKGHSEALLMGAAAQKYKLFLCVQDLTCPGASFLHSASIAARLPTIAAIEGNGRQYCPAGNDGWRDRFPSMFNITDGTVGTGVLTGPGLGF, from the coding sequence ATGAGCAAGCCTACCGATATCGTCGTTCGCGACGTTTCTCCTTCGACTGAAACCCAGCAGTACCGCAGCGCCATGAAGTTTGGCGGCCGCGTGGTTACCGATGTCACCTTGTTTAACGTCGAAGTCACCGTGGAAACGCGTGACGGGAAAGTTGGCAAAGGTTTCGGATCGATGCCGATGGGCAACGTCTGGGGTTGGCCGTCCAGCCAGGTCGACGGAACGCAGACGCTTGCTGCCATGGTGGAAGTTGCCAATCGATTCTCAGCGGAAGCTGCAAAGCTGAATGAAGCGGCCCATCCGCTCCAGCATTCGCGAACACTCCATCAGCCGCTGATGAGTATCGGCAAGCAGTTGGAGTCAGAGCTGTCCCTGCCAGAAGCCATTCCGCCTCTTGCGCTGCTTGTCGCTGGAAGTCCAATCGATGCGGCACTGCACGATGCTTATGGCAAAGCCCTGGGATTGAACAGCTACAACACGCTCGGCAAAGAGTTTATCGAAGAAGATCTCTCCGGCTTTTTGAACGAAGACTTCGCCGGGGAATTCCTCGATCAATACACCTCACGCGAGCCGCAGCCGACGATGCCCCTTTATCACCTCGTCGGGGCCCTCGATCCGTTGGATCATGACGAACTGGAGCAACCGGTCGGGGACGGCCTGCCAGAGACGTTGGCTCAGTGGATTGTGGAAGACGGCCTGACCCATTTGAAGATCAAGCTGAACGGCGACGACATCGACTGGGACGTGGCTCGTGTCGCGAAGATCGACGCGGTTTCTTCCGCCGTGCAAGAGAAGCGTGGCGTCGAGTCTTGGTTCTATTCGCTCGACTTCAACGAGAAGTGCGCCAGCGTTCAGTACGTGCTTGATTTCCTGGCCAAGCTGCAAGAGGTTAGCCCTTCGGCCATGCAGCGCGTGCAGTACATCGAACAGCCAACTCATCGCGACCTTCGCAAGCATCCCGAAAACAAGATGCATGCGGCCGCGAAGATCAAACCGGTGGTGATCGACGAATCGCTGATCGACTTGGAAACGCTGTTTCTCTCGCGAGAACAAGGCTACAGCGGCGTCGCTTTGAAGGCATGCAAAGGGCACTCCGAAGCGCTGCTGATGGGAGCTGCGGCCCAGAAGTATAAGCTGTTCCTGTGTGTCCAAGACCTGACGTGCCCTGGGGCATCGTTCCTGCATTCGGCCAGCATCGCGGCTCGCTTGCCGACGATTGCCGCCATCGAAGGGAACGGCCGGCAATACTGCCCTGCAGGAAACGACGGCTGGCGCGATCGATTCCCCTCGATGTTCAACATCACCGATGGAACCGTCGGCACCGGAGTGCTTACCGGGCCAGGCCTCGGCTTCTAA